One window from the genome of Acidihalobacter ferrooxydans encodes:
- a CDS encoding acetoin utilization protein AcuC encodes MSRAVLIAASRYRRHSYGNNHPLDIPRVSLTVDLIRAYAALDPDEYLPSRRATVAELEWFHTRDYVSAMQRCEALGKVTDRYRHRHNIGNLENPWFHDFFSTPATATGGSIQAAEQVLAGRAAFSPAGGMHHAMPDRAQGFCFFNDTALAVMRLRREGLRVLYVDIDAHHGDGVEAALRDDAEAFTLSLHMDAEYAYPFAGGRSEDCGPQANAFNLPLPRGTNDSEYRHAFNRVWPAVLDAVRPDVLVLQAGTDPIMPDPLGKFRLSTQLFLEIVARVLADAPRQANGTPRVAVTGGGGYHPLILARAWTGVWGLLSGRTLSEEIPPAGQELLAAVEWGADEYDDDEEEELERAGTPYRELLTHRIDRPHEGEIRAQIDARVDTLLDAHPRLRRRGVAASGGTV; translated from the coding sequence GTGAGCAGGGCCGTGCTCATTGCCGCGTCGCGCTACCGGCGACACAGCTACGGCAACAATCACCCGCTGGATATACCCCGCGTTTCACTCACGGTCGATCTGATCCGCGCCTACGCCGCGCTCGACCCGGATGAGTATCTGCCCTCGCGCCGCGCTACCGTGGCCGAACTGGAGTGGTTCCACACGCGCGACTATGTCAGCGCCATGCAGCGCTGCGAGGCACTGGGCAAGGTCACCGACCGCTACCGCCATCGCCACAACATCGGCAATCTCGAAAATCCCTGGTTCCACGATTTTTTCAGCACGCCGGCCACTGCCACCGGCGGCAGCATCCAGGCCGCCGAGCAGGTGCTTGCCGGCCGCGCCGCGTTCAGCCCCGCCGGTGGCATGCACCATGCCATGCCCGACCGCGCGCAGGGTTTCTGTTTCTTCAACGACACCGCGCTGGCGGTGATGCGCTTGCGCCGTGAGGGTCTGCGCGTGCTCTACGTGGACATCGACGCGCACCATGGCGACGGCGTCGAAGCCGCGCTGCGCGACGATGCCGAGGCTTTCACGCTGTCGCTGCACATGGACGCCGAATACGCGTACCCCTTCGCGGGCGGACGTAGCGAGGATTGCGGCCCACAGGCCAACGCCTTCAATCTGCCGCTGCCGCGCGGGACCAACGACAGCGAGTACCGGCATGCATTCAACCGCGTGTGGCCGGCGGTGCTCGACGCCGTGCGCCCGGATGTCCTTGTGTTGCAGGCCGGCACCGACCCGATCATGCCCGATCCGCTGGGTAAGTTCCGGCTCTCCACGCAACTGTTTCTCGAAATCGTCGCCCGCGTGCTGGCCGATGCGCCGCGCCAGGCCAACGGCACGCCCCGCGTGGCGGTGACGGGCGGCGGCGGCTATCACCCCTTGATCCTGGCACGGGCCTGGACCGGCGTGTGGGGGCTGCTCAGCGGGCGTACGCTGAGCGAGGAAATTCCGCCGGCCGGGCAGGAACTGCTGGCCGCAGTGGAATGGGGCGCGGACGAGTACGACGATGACGAGGAAGAAGAACTCGAACGCGCCGGGACGCCGTACCGGGAGTTGCTGACGCATCGGATCGATCGGCCGCACGAGGGTGAGATTCGGGCGCAGATCGATGCGCGGGTGGACACCCTGCTGGATGCACACCCGCGCTTGCGCAGGCGTGGCGTAGCGGCCTCCGGGGGGACGGTTTGA
- a CDS encoding M24 family metallopeptidase, with the protein MTNELPYQYENGVPPVNTPQRHANFWPLPFSPQEYAERVSRTKALMKAQGLEVFLVFDPANMNYLTGYDGWSFYVPQLVVIALAEPEPIWIGRGIDANGALETTYLDSDNIYSYSDRYVQHDHRHPMDFVAHILRERELDNARIGLDMDSYYFSARGYEVLRRQLSHASFTDVTRLVSGLRSIKSPQELEYMRQAGQIMQRVMKVAVGHVEPGVRQCDAVGEIYRAQMRGTRECGGDYPAIVPMLPTGRGTSTAHLTWNDKPFVQGEATILELAAARYHYHCPMARTVFLGTPPQRLSSAAEIVAEGVQAALEAVRPGATCESIEAAWRAATAPKGLVKESRIGYSMGLNYPPDWGEHTMSLRPGDRSVLEPGMTFHLIPGIWMDDWGVEISESFVVTETGHELLAPFPRKLFVKP; encoded by the coding sequence ATGACGAACGAATTGCCCTACCAGTACGAAAACGGCGTCCCGCCGGTCAACACACCGCAGCGCCACGCCAATTTCTGGCCCCTGCCGTTCAGCCCGCAGGAATACGCTGAACGCGTGAGCCGCACCAAAGCATTGATGAAGGCGCAAGGCCTGGAGGTTTTCCTGGTCTTCGATCCGGCCAACATGAACTATCTGACCGGCTATGACGGCTGGTCGTTCTATGTGCCGCAGCTTGTCGTCATCGCGCTGGCCGAACCGGAACCGATCTGGATCGGCCGCGGCATCGACGCCAACGGCGCCCTGGAAACCACCTACCTCGACTCGGACAACATCTACTCCTACTCTGATCGCTACGTACAGCATGACCACCGCCACCCGATGGACTTCGTGGCGCACATCCTGCGCGAGCGCGAACTCGACAACGCGCGCATCGGCCTGGACATGGACAGTTACTATTTTTCGGCACGCGGCTACGAAGTGCTGCGTCGCCAACTCTCTCACGCCAGTTTCACCGACGTCACCCGGCTGGTCTCCGGCCTGCGCTCGATCAAGTCGCCCCAGGAACTGGAATACATGCGCCAGGCCGGGCAGATCATGCAGCGCGTGATGAAGGTTGCGGTCGGGCATGTCGAGCCAGGCGTCCGTCAATGCGACGCGGTCGGAGAAATCTACCGTGCGCAAATGCGCGGCACCCGCGAATGCGGCGGCGATTATCCCGCCATCGTGCCGATGCTGCCGACCGGCCGCGGCACCTCGACCGCGCACCTGACCTGGAACGACAAGCCGTTCGTTCAGGGCGAGGCCACCATTCTCGAACTTGCCGCCGCGCGGTATCACTATCACTGCCCGATGGCCCGCACCGTCTTTCTCGGCACCCCGCCGCAGCGGCTCAGCTCGGCAGCCGAAATCGTCGCCGAAGGCGTGCAGGCTGCGCTGGAAGCGGTGCGACCCGGCGCCACCTGCGAGTCCATCGAAGCGGCCTGGCGCGCCGCGACCGCACCGAAAGGCCTCGTCAAGGAATCGCGGATCGGCTATTCGATGGGCCTGAACTATCCGCCTGACTGGGGCGAACACACCATGAGCCTGCGCCCCGGCGACCGCTCCGTGCTCGAACCGGGCATGACGTTCCACCTCATACCCGGCATCTGGATGGATGATTGGGGCGTGGAAATTTCGGAAAGTTTCGTGGTGACGGAAACCGGCCATGAACTGCTGGCGCCGTTTCCGCGCAAACTGTTCGTCAAGCCTTGA